A part of Paraburkholderia largidicola genomic DNA contains:
- a CDS encoding amino acid racemase: protein MNTSSGVGRRALGMVGGAAWLASVEVLRNMHDANAAARTFQPLDIAVERVSDIERRASISYVAGSAQHKLRVFDAIRDFEQRGLPAVALPCFESHLFIDELQQNTTLAIVDMVAALFAHIRQRYPLARRVGVLTSPVLCERGLFERYGERACLEVVSTGLTSVDGLREACDALIGQGVDVLLPGSSDSALSLRRLGAQAVPIVDSLSVYAQHLLFADHRKPAHQIRLGVVGGVGPAATVDFMHKVVRNTPAARDQDHIKVIVEQNPQIPDRTDHLTGEGADPTLALYATCKKLEDGGADLIAIPCNTAHAFIGPIEARLRVPIINMMNVTADYLRTTFPAVDRIGLLATDGTIASGVYRTALEARGMTQVLPPRAMQARVMNAIYGARGVKAGFTSGDCADDIIAAVQSLLLQQVEVILLACTELPLLFPQAATVTREGRSAHLVDPTDVLARCCVEFARGTLPGTPASARHEAAPVEYAAYARCKEGNAAFNAELL from the coding sequence ATGAATACATCGTCTGGGGTGGGACGGCGTGCGCTCGGCATGGTCGGCGGCGCGGCGTGGCTCGCAAGCGTGGAAGTTTTGCGCAATATGCATGATGCGAATGCCGCTGCGCGAACGTTTCAGCCATTGGATATTGCTGTCGAACGCGTCTCGGATATCGAGCGCCGTGCATCGATTTCTTATGTCGCGGGTTCCGCGCAACACAAATTGCGGGTATTCGACGCAATTCGCGATTTCGAACAGCGCGGCTTGCCCGCTGTTGCGCTGCCATGTTTCGAAAGCCATTTGTTTATCGACGAATTACAGCAGAACACGACGCTTGCTATCGTCGATATGGTCGCTGCGCTGTTTGCGCATATTCGCCAGCGTTATCCGCTTGCGCGCCGCGTCGGCGTGCTGACGTCGCCGGTGCTGTGCGAGCGCGGACTGTTCGAGCGATACGGCGAGCGCGCGTGTCTCGAAGTGGTGAGCACAGGTTTAACGAGTGTGGACGGGCTGCGTGAAGCATGTGACGCGCTGATCGGGCAGGGCGTCGATGTGCTGCTGCCGGGCAGCAGCGATAGCGCATTGTCGCTGCGGCGGCTCGGCGCTCAGGCCGTGCCCATCGTCGATAGCTTGTCGGTGTACGCGCAACATCTGTTGTTCGCCGATCATCGCAAACCGGCACATCAGATCAGGCTCGGCGTGGTGGGCGGCGTTGGGCCTGCCGCGACCGTCGACTTCATGCACAAGGTCGTGCGCAATACGCCCGCTGCGCGCGATCAGGATCACATCAAGGTCATCGTCGAACAGAACCCGCAGATTCCCGATCGCACCGATCATCTGACGGGCGAGGGCGCGGACCCGACGCTCGCGCTCTACGCGACATGCAAGAAACTCGAAGACGGCGGCGCCGATCTGATCGCGATTCCTTGCAATACCGCGCACGCGTTCATCGGGCCGATCGAAGCGCGCTTGCGCGTGCCTATCATCAACATGATGAACGTGACGGCTGACTATTTGCGCACGACGTTTCCCGCCGTCGATCGTATCGGCCTGCTCGCGACGGACGGCACGATTGCCAGCGGTGTCTATCGCACGGCACTCGAAGCGCGCGGCATGACCCAGGTCCTGCCGCCGCGGGCGATGCAGGCGCGCGTGATGAACGCGATCTATGGCGCGCGGGGCGTGAAGGCGGGCTTTACGAGCGGCGATTGCGCCGACGACATCATCGCAGCTGTCCAAAGCCTGTTGTTGCAGCAGGTCGAAGTCATTCTGCTTGCCTGCACCGAGCTGCCGCTTCTTTTCCCGCAAGCGGCGACGGTGACGCGCGAGGGTCGCAGCGCTCATCTCGTCGATCCGACGGACGTGCTCGCAAGATGTTGCGTCGAGTTCGCGCGAGGCACGCTGCCTGGCACTCCGGCGAGCGCGAGGCACGAAGCGGCGCCGGTCGAATATGCCGCTTATGCGAGGTGCAAGGAAGGCAATGCGGCATTTAATGCCGAACTGCTTTAA